The DNA window CCCTTCAAAAAATTTAAAAATTATATATTTGAAAAAATTTATGATATGAAGAATAGACTCGTTGCTATATTTTCTTTAATCGTAGGATTAATTACAGCACAACAACAAGCTTATTACCAACAAGAAGCTTCTTACAAAATGGAAATCGATGTAGATGCTGCTAATTACTCTTATCACGGTAACCAAGAAATAAAATATACCAATAATTCTCCTGATGAACTTTCAGTAGTGTACTTCCACTTGTATTGGAATGCTTTTAAACCCAATTCTTTGATGGATCAAAGAGTGCAAAACCAAGGAAAAAATGCAGACGGAAGATTAACTGAATTCGGAAGTTCTAAATTAGCTTCTATTCCTAAAAACGAAGAAGGTTCACAAACCGTAAACTGGATTAAACAAAACGGAAAACTTCTAAAATTTGAAGTTCAAGAAACCATTATGAAGGTTTACCTCAACGAAAAAATAAAACCAAACTCTACCACCACTTTTACGATGGATTGGGATTCTGTAGTTCCTAAACAAATCCGTAGAAGTGGTAGAAACAACAGAGAAGGTGTAGACATGACTATGACGCAATGGTTCCCAAAACTAGCAGAATATGATTATGACGGTTGGGCAACTTTTGATTATGTAGGTAGAGAATTTCATGCTCCTTTTGCTGATTTTGATGTAACCATTAAAATTGATAAAGATTACGTAATAGGCGCAGGTGGAATTTTAGAAAATCCCTCAGAAGTAAAGGGTTACACCGAAAATCCTACGATAAAAACAGATAAAAACGACAAGGCAACTTGGCGTTTTACCGCAAAAAATATTTTAGATTTTGCTTGGGCTGCAGATAAAGACTATTCCGTAGAAACCTTCATCGTTCCAGATGGACCAAAAGTGAATTTTGTCTACCAAAAATCTGAAAAAACACAATTTTGGAGCGAAGCACAACCTTACATTACCAAATATTTCCAACTGATGAATGCCACTTTTGGCAGATACGTTTATCCTACCTACAGTTTTGTACAAGGTGGAGATGGCGGAATGGAATATGGAATGTGTACCATGATTCTGGGCGAAGCGAGAAGTTTGGAAGGTTTATTAGGATTGATGATTCATGAAGGAGCGCACTCTTGGTACCAGCAAATGCTTGCCACTAACGAAAGCACAAAACCTTGGTTAGATGAAGGATTTACCAGTTATGCAGAAGATTTCGTGATGAATGCACTTTTCCCTAAAGATGATATGCCAAATCCTTTTTACAATGCAATTCAGTCTTATGTAAGATTCGTAAAATCTGGCAAAGAAGAACCAGCAGTTTGGTTAGCAGACCATCACGATAATGGAACGGCTTACACTGTAGCTTCTTACACCAAAGGCGAATTATTCTTAGTAGAATTAGGCTACATTGTGGGTGAAGAAAATTTATCTAAAATTTTGAAAAAATATTACCAAGACTGGAACCTTAAACATCCTACAGATAGAGATTTTCTCCACATTGCACAGCAAATTTCTGGTATGGATTTGAAATGGTTCCATCACTATTGGATTAACACGACCAAAACCATAGATTACGCCATAAAAGATGTAAAATACAATGATGATTCTACTACGATTACGCTCGTAAATAACGGTGAAGTTCCTATGCCCATTGATTTTAGCATTTTTACAAAAGACAAAAAAACGGTGAACTATCACATTCCGCTGAATATGATGAGAACTCCTAAAACCAAAGATTATTTTGGAGATTTCCAAACCTTAAACTATTGGAATTGGACTACCAAAGAATACACTTTGACCATTCCTTACAAAAAATCTGATTTACAAATTTTAGGAATAGATTTCTCACAAAGATTGGCAGATGTAAACCCCGAAAATAATTTTTTAGAAGTGAAATAAAAGTTGAGAAATTTCTCAACTTTTTTTATGCAGAAAATGCTTAACTTTCGGCTCTAATTTTTCTTTTAAAAATCAATGACGAGCATTGTAATAAACATTGGCAACACCAATATTAGATTTGGCCATTTTATTGATGGTAAATGTGATGTTACTTGGATTATTAACACCAAACCTTACGGAACTAGAGACGAACTTTTCGCCCAATTTTCTATGCTGTACCAAACGTACAATGTAGATGTAGAAAAAGTAGATAAAATCATTATTGGTTCTGTGGTACCTCAGCTTACACACATTATCAGCAGTGCTTTGTATAAAATTCACGGAATAGAATCCATAGTGGTAGATAGAAAAACGCACTCTCCTATTCATCACAAGTCTAATCAAATGGGAACTGATATTTTTGCCAATTTAGTGGCAGCTCATTTTCTCTATCCCAACAAAAAGAAAATTATTTTAGATTTCGGAACTGCGCTTACTGCAAGTTGTGTAGCCGAAGATGGAGAAGTTTTGGGAGTAATCATCGCTCCAGGAATTATCACTTCTCTTAATTCTTTGGTGAAACAAACCGCACAACTTCCTGAAATAGAACTCACTAAACCAAAATCTGTTTTGGGACATGATACGGTTTCTTGTATGACTTCGGGGATGGTTTATGGATTTTTAGGAATGGTAGAAGGTTTTATTGACCGTATAAACGAAGAAGTAAACGATAAATGTTTCGTGATTGCAACAGGTGGCGTTTCTCATGTTTATCAACCTTTGACCAATAAAATAGACATCGCGGATAAATTACACACTCTAAAAGGTCTTTATTTCCTAGGGAAAGACAAATAATTTCAAAAAAATTGTAGAATTTTCTTTTGAGGAAAACTGTATTTCTTAGACGAAATCTCGCAGCCCGACTTGAGTGAAGCTCTTTTTACGAAACGTAGTGAAGTAAAAAAGCGG is part of the Cloacibacterium normanense genome and encodes:
- a CDS encoding M1 family metallopeptidase produces the protein MKNRLVAIFSLIVGLITAQQQAYYQQEASYKMEIDVDAANYSYHGNQEIKYTNNSPDELSVVYFHLYWNAFKPNSLMDQRVQNQGKNADGRLTEFGSSKLASIPKNEEGSQTVNWIKQNGKLLKFEVQETIMKVYLNEKIKPNSTTTFTMDWDSVVPKQIRRSGRNNREGVDMTMTQWFPKLAEYDYDGWATFDYVGREFHAPFADFDVTIKIDKDYVIGAGGILENPSEVKGYTENPTIKTDKNDKATWRFTAKNILDFAWAADKDYSVETFIVPDGPKVNFVYQKSEKTQFWSEAQPYITKYFQLMNATFGRYVYPTYSFVQGGDGGMEYGMCTMILGEARSLEGLLGLMIHEGAHSWYQQMLATNESTKPWLDEGFTSYAEDFVMNALFPKDDMPNPFYNAIQSYVRFVKSGKEEPAVWLADHHDNGTAYTVASYTKGELFLVELGYIVGEENLSKILKKYYQDWNLKHPTDRDFLHIAQQISGMDLKWFHHYWINTTKTIDYAIKDVKYNDDSTTITLVNNGEVPMPIDFSIFTKDKKTVNYHIPLNMMRTPKTKDYFGDFQTLNYWNWTTKEYTLTIPYKKSDLQILGIDFSQRLADVNPENNFLEVK
- a CDS encoding type III pantothenate kinase — encoded protein: MTSIVINIGNTNIRFGHFIDGKCDVTWIINTKPYGTRDELFAQFSMLYQTYNVDVEKVDKIIIGSVVPQLTHIISSALYKIHGIESIVVDRKTHSPIHHKSNQMGTDIFANLVAAHFLYPNKKKIILDFGTALTASCVAEDGEVLGVIIAPGIITSLNSLVKQTAQLPEIELTKPKSVLGHDTVSCMTSGMVYGFLGMVEGFIDRINEEVNDKCFVIATGGVSHVYQPLTNKIDIADKLHTLKGLYFLGKDK